In Hymenobacter gelipurpurascens, one DNA window encodes the following:
- a CDS encoding NPCBM/NEW2 domain-containing protein, whose amino-acid sequence MLKTCVCRLWGIALLSGLVHLPATAQNAPAKPDFHQWALTPPMGWNSWDCYGPTVTEAEVKANADYMAANLRSSGWKYVVVDIRWYVGNDTAHGYNEQNPDWNIDAYGRFVPAPNRFPSAAGGKGFKPLADYMHAKGLKFGIHIMRGVPVVAVQRKLPILGSKATAADIYSKEGQAGWLHDMYTVVAGRPGAQEYYNSLFRLYASWGVDFVKVDDLSSPYHKPEVEMIRKAIDLSGRQIVLSTSPGETPIAEAKHVQAHANMWRTVGDFWDSWEQLKEHFDVCNRWAPYIRPGAFPDADMLPLGRLGIRAERGDDRMTRFTHDEQYTLMSLWSIFRSPLMFGGDLPSNDTFTLSLLTNKEVLALHRNSTNNRQLFRKDNLIAWTADDPATGDKFLGLFNAQDQELAPASEAAWASNIIARQTPGQSQTVDIDIMGATKLYLNVRDGGDDIAWDHADWLNPVLSNGTKTVSLSSLPWKAASAGWGQVTANKSVSGAELMVAGKKYE is encoded by the coding sequence ATGCTGAAAACCTGTGTCTGCCGATTGTGGGGAATAGCGCTGCTAAGTGGCCTAGTCCACCTGCCTGCTACGGCCCAGAATGCGCCCGCCAAGCCCGATTTCCACCAGTGGGCCCTCACGCCGCCCATGGGCTGGAACAGCTGGGACTGCTATGGCCCCACCGTAACGGAAGCCGAGGTGAAAGCCAACGCCGACTACATGGCTGCTAATCTCAGAAGCAGCGGTTGGAAATACGTGGTGGTGGATATCCGGTGGTACGTGGGCAATGACACGGCCCACGGCTACAACGAGCAGAACCCCGACTGGAATATTGACGCGTATGGCCGCTTTGTGCCCGCCCCAAATCGGTTTCCGTCGGCGGCAGGAGGGAAGGGCTTCAAGCCGCTGGCTGACTACATGCACGCCAAGGGCCTGAAGTTCGGCATCCATATCATGCGCGGCGTGCCGGTGGTAGCGGTGCAGCGCAAGCTGCCCATCCTCGGGAGCAAAGCCACGGCCGCCGATATCTACTCCAAGGAAGGACAGGCTGGCTGGCTTCACGATATGTACACGGTGGTAGCCGGTAGGCCAGGGGCGCAGGAGTATTACAACTCCCTGTTCAGGCTCTACGCTTCCTGGGGCGTCGATTTTGTGAAAGTGGATGATTTGTCGTCGCCGTACCACAAGCCGGAGGTGGAGATGATCCGGAAGGCCATTGACCTTTCGGGGCGTCAGATTGTGCTCAGCACCTCGCCCGGCGAAACGCCCATTGCCGAAGCTAAGCACGTGCAGGCCCACGCCAATATGTGGCGCACCGTCGGAGATTTCTGGGACAGCTGGGAGCAGCTGAAGGAGCACTTCGACGTCTGCAACCGCTGGGCTCCCTACATCCGGCCCGGCGCTTTCCCCGATGCCGATATGCTGCCGTTGGGCCGCCTCGGCATCCGGGCGGAGCGCGGCGACGACCGCATGACCCGCTTTACCCACGACGAGCAGTACACGCTCATGAGCCTCTGGAGCATCTTCCGCTCTCCGCTCATGTTCGGCGGCGATTTGCCCAGCAACGACACCTTCACGCTATCGTTGCTCACCAATAAGGAGGTGCTGGCCCTGCACCGCAACAGCACCAACAACCGCCAGCTTTTCCGCAAAGACAACCTGATTGCCTGGACTGCCGACGACCCCGCAACCGGCGACAAGTTCCTAGGCCTGTTCAATGCCCAGGATCAGGAGTTGGCCCCTGCCAGCGAAGCCGCCTGGGCCAGCAACATCATCGCGCGCCAGACGCCCGGCCAGAGCCAAACAGTTGATATAGACATCATGGGCGCCACCAAGCTCTACCTCAACGTGCGCGACGGCGGCGACGACATTGCCTGGGACCACGCCGATTGGCTCAACCCTGTGCTCAGCAATGGCACGAAAACCGTTTCGCTCAGCTCGCTTCCCTGGAAAGCCGCCTCGGCCGGTTGGGGCCAGGTAACGGCCAATAAAAGCGTGTCGGGAGCGGAGTTGATGGTGGCCGGCAAGAAGTATGAGTAG
- a CDS encoding YDG domain-containing protein — MPAISTSGQPQSVNKTVGEAVSFSVAATGTGLTYQWYKGTPSTQNALAGATSNTYSIPSITSSNAGDYYVVVSGTCAPSVTSSAATLSINKATASVTLGSLVQTYDGNVKSATAETNAQGASTFTYTYSQGTASVAEPVDAGSYTVVGTLVNADYAGTATGTLQINPKSVTVTPKDGQSKEYGALDPAFTFDNSGSLPNTAFSGSLSRVQGNTVAGSPYAYIIGNLSAGTNYTLTLAPGASFAITAKALTPSVTVSNKVYDGNASATLATRSLIGKISGDAVSLTGGLAVFADKTVDTDKTVAVTGLELSGTDAGNYRLSSNTASATATISAKTLEIGITAADKPYDGSAAATTQATIESGLVTNDVVTVSSANGQFDDKNVGTGKSVTATVSKAGADADNYTANPTATTTASISAKALTATITASNKTYDGNATASAVGSVPAGALAAGDVVGVEVSNAYFSDKNVANNKPVTANVVLIGDAADNYSLPVATGSTTANITAATLTPTFTAKSKVYDGTTEAEILTRSLSGIISPDVVTLENGAATFATKNVGTSKMVTASGFTLGGAQADNYSLPATNPTATATITPATLTYAANDASRMYGDPNGTLTGTITGFVETETAETATTGTVSFTSVADASSPVGEYEVTGTGLEARYGNYTFGQAAGNATALAVTARPITIAANEGQTKVYGDPEPSSFTYTVSGSGLASVDAFTGTLSRAGGSNIGAYVIGKGSLSINSKTNNASTVTNYLVTYLPNNFTITPKAVTVTPAAGQGKIYGATEPALAYEPVTLVGNDAFTGNLSRGEGSQVGDYDITQGSLALSSNYALTFTPNVKFTISAKALTASIAATDKVYDGGLGATATGSVPPADVVSRDEVIVAVSNAAFASKQVGTNKTVTATVALTGAAAHNYRLSATSATANADITAKDLTASITIDNKEYDGNTAGHIATRTLDGVVTNDVVSLTGGSATFADKNVGTGKTVTTTGLGLTGADAGNYTANSTAVATADITARPLVVTATVGQGKVYGTTTDPVLAYTITTGTKISGDSFSGQLIRAEGELVNTYAISLGTLSLGSNYSLSLASGSTFAITRKPLTASIAAQNKVYDATLAAQATGSVAAADLVGNDAVSVIVTNAQFNDKQVGNSKPVTATVALSSGAISNNYSLTSGSAATTATITQAELTPSFTAASRVYNGDLATRITGRSVAGVLLTDQVVLSAGTASFSDKNVGEGKTVTGSGFSLTGTDAGNYSLAAANPTAKADITAKEMIIAISATSKPYDGNRNAAVTASIASGLVPNDAVSVSASNGLFDTKNVGAGKTVTAEVSKTGTDAGNYTANLTATTTAAITTKALTIGIAAEDKVYDGNRNAAVTASITSGLVDDDVVTVSATSGLFADKNVGPNKTVTADVSKAGADAGNYSVNLTATSTAAISTRPLAISLTATNKVYDGNTTAATSAVLASGSGLVANDVVTVSSNGGTFSDKNVAPGKTVTASVSKAGADAGNYSANTSATATAAITPKPITPVFTAQSKTYDGNTSATIQSRSLTGQISDDEVTLVGGSATFDTKDVGTNKTVTAIGLSLAGTDRDNYTASATAITKAAISAKQLTAAIAAQDKIYDGNPTASATGTVPATDLIGSETVGVTVSGAVFNNKNVADGKTVSATVALNGTAASNYSLTSTSASTTANITQKTLVLAITADNKTYDGNADATVHAAIGSGLVAGDVLTVGASNGAFNNKSVGQGKPVTANVTITGGTDSGNYSANTTASTTASITPFALVGHFTAENKTYNASTNATVLTRTLTGVIGQDVVSLTGGTATFSDKNVGAGKTVSLADAALDGTDRGNYSLSSVATTTATISRLDITGSFTASNKVYDGNTTAAVTSRTPNGVLGTDEVTLLNGTASFNTKDVASGKTVTASNMTLGGAQAGNYNLTTVNTTTADVTLRQVTVTAAANQNKVYGTDLDPTLAYTVTSGSLVAGESFSGALARVGGSTVGNYDITLGSLSLGTNYDLGLAPGATFAITAKPLVPAILASNKVYNNNTTADISSRTLTGIVGQDDVTLTGGSATFADKNVGTAKDVTASGLVLSGNTANNYTLSTTTVKTKADITALGITGAFTASNKIYNGQVNSTIASRTLAGVLSGDAVTLSGGTATFADANVGTGKSVAGTGFTLTGAQSGNYSLASVTSTIADITPLGIMPSFTAASRMYDGTTAATILSRSLTGVLTADVSNVSLTAGTANFSDANVGVDKVVTATGFTLGGTSSGNYSLTTTSATAKATITQQTANPVADTYYTGSSFFWTTGSGSSTATLNLVATIKNNLNFTGDIRTAKASFFIRTGTGTSATLTPINGAQNLPVGLVNPGDLTVGTAATNVQYSISGSAAILDIAVVVTGNYKSIDNSALDKEVTVAVPTPGGLIAGGGKFDATGTAGYIKGSSSFGFYVQYNKSLKNPQGGAEITVNSYYDRNGKETPGVPHTYKLKSNAISTLATTNPTAQFSSKANISEIVNGVAQSIEGNCTMQLDMYDGVGNPSATEKVDRLAITVYRSSGGIWFSSKWDGTKTVHRDLAPNDLVSVTGTGVATTALRTTSTSQVITLNGPATASATASNVLEIYPNPMTEQGTIHFRTLEGGKAQVYLYNSTGGLVKTLYNAEVEGGREYEVRMDGSALPNGVYFCRLITNGKVENKRITIAH; from the coding sequence TTGCCTGCAATCAGTACGAGTGGTCAACCGCAATCAGTTAACAAAACGGTGGGGGAGGCCGTCAGCTTTTCCGTTGCGGCTACCGGTACTGGCCTGACGTATCAGTGGTATAAGGGTACACCAAGTACGCAGAATGCATTAGCTGGCGCGACGTCAAACACGTACTCTATTCCATCTATCACGAGCAGCAATGCCGGCGACTACTATGTAGTAGTTAGTGGTACTTGCGCTCCTTCAGTTACCAGTTCTGCCGCCACACTTTCTATCAATAAGGCTACTGCCAGCGTAACGTTGGGCAGCTTGGTTCAGACCTACGATGGAAACGTAAAGTCAGCCACAGCCGAAACTAATGCACAAGGAGCAAGCACCTTCACCTACACATATTCGCAAGGCACGGCTTCTGTTGCCGAGCCTGTAGATGCAGGGAGTTATACGGTGGTGGGCACCTTGGTCAATGCAGATTACGCGGGCACAGCTACCGGCACCCTCCAGATCAATCCGAAGTCGGTTACAGTAACGCCCAAAGACGGACAGAGCAAAGAATATGGCGCTTTAGATCCTGCCTTTACATTCGATAATAGTGGGTCTTTGCCAAACACTGCTTTCAGCGGTAGCCTGTCGAGAGTTCAAGGCAATACGGTAGCTGGTAGCCCTTACGCTTACATTATCGGCAACTTATCGGCTGGTACAAACTATACGCTGACCTTGGCCCCGGGAGCTAGCTTTGCCATTACGGCCAAAGCCCTGACGCCTTCTGTTACGGTAAGCAATAAAGTGTATGATGGTAATGCTAGTGCTACGCTGGCCACTCGCTCACTAATAGGCAAAATAAGTGGAGATGCGGTGAGCCTAACAGGAGGTTTGGCGGTATTTGCCGATAAGACGGTAGACACCGACAAAACGGTTGCGGTGACTGGCCTAGAACTGAGTGGCACAGATGCAGGCAACTATCGCCTGTCCTCCAACACCGCTTCTGCAACTGCTACTATTTCGGCTAAGACCCTAGAGATTGGGATCACAGCTGCGGATAAGCCCTACGATGGCTCAGCTGCTGCTACCACGCAGGCAACGATTGAGAGTGGCCTAGTGACCAACGATGTAGTAACGGTAAGCTCTGCTAATGGCCAATTCGATGACAAGAATGTGGGCACAGGGAAATCCGTGACAGCTACAGTTAGCAAAGCTGGTGCTGATGCCGATAACTACACCGCTAACCCTACGGCGACTACTACAGCCAGCATCTCGGCCAAAGCCCTCACGGCCACCATTACTGCCAGCAACAAGACCTACGATGGCAACGCAACAGCGTCAGCGGTCGGTAGCGTGCCTGCCGGTGCGCTTGCTGCTGGTGATGTGGTAGGAGTGGAAGTAAGCAATGCATACTTCAGCGATAAGAACGTAGCCAACAACAAGCCAGTAACTGCGAATGTGGTCCTTATAGGAGATGCCGCCGACAACTACAGCCTGCCAGTTGCCACGGGCAGCACCACCGCTAACATTACAGCGGCAACTCTCACGCCGACTTTCACGGCCAAGAGCAAAGTATATGATGGCACCACAGAAGCGGAAATCCTGACCCGAAGCCTTTCGGGAATTATCAGCCCCGATGTGGTAACGCTGGAGAATGGTGCAGCTACGTTTGCGACCAAAAATGTTGGCACCAGCAAAATGGTAACGGCCAGCGGCTTTACGCTGGGTGGAGCACAGGCCGATAACTACAGCCTGCCTGCTACCAACCCAACGGCCACCGCTACTATCACGCCTGCTACACTCACTTACGCAGCAAATGATGCTTCGCGGATGTATGGTGACCCAAATGGTACACTTACAGGTACCATAACGGGGTTCGTAGAAACGGAAACCGCTGAGACTGCTACCACCGGAACCGTCAGCTTTACCTCAGTAGCCGATGCTTCTAGCCCGGTTGGCGAGTATGAGGTTACTGGCACTGGCCTAGAAGCCAGATATGGCAACTATACTTTCGGGCAGGCTGCTGGTAATGCTACGGCGCTGGCCGTTACGGCTCGTCCGATTACCATTGCCGCGAATGAGGGGCAAACGAAAGTATATGGCGACCCTGAGCCGTCGAGCTTCACCTATACCGTAAGTGGCAGTGGCCTGGCCAGTGTCGATGCTTTTACTGGCACATTGAGTCGGGCTGGAGGCAGCAACATCGGTGCTTACGTTATTGGTAAAGGCAGTTTGTCAATCAACAGCAAGACGAACAATGCTTCCACAGTAACTAACTATTTGGTTACCTACTTACCCAACAATTTCACCATTACCCCTAAAGCCGTAACGGTAACGCCAGCAGCAGGACAAGGCAAAATCTACGGAGCTACGGAGCCCGCACTGGCCTATGAGCCAGTAACATTGGTAGGAAACGATGCCTTCACGGGTAACTTATCCAGAGGCGAAGGAAGCCAGGTAGGCGATTACGATATCACGCAGGGTAGCCTGGCGTTGAGCAGCAACTATGCCCTGACCTTCACGCCCAACGTGAAGTTCACGATTTCGGCCAAAGCCCTCACGGCATCTATTGCAGCCACTGATAAAGTGTATGATGGTGGCCTAGGAGCAACCGCAACCGGCAGCGTACCTCCCGCCGATGTAGTTAGCAGGGATGAGGTGATAGTGGCAGTAAGCAATGCGGCTTTCGCTAGCAAACAGGTAGGTACCAATAAAACGGTAACAGCTACGGTGGCCCTGACTGGCGCCGCAGCGCATAATTACCGGTTGTCGGCCACTTCAGCCACGGCCAACGCCGACATTACGGCGAAAGACCTTACGGCTTCCATAACTATTGACAACAAGGAGTACGACGGGAACACTGCAGGCCATATTGCCACCCGCACGCTGGACGGGGTAGTGACCAACGACGTAGTTTCTCTAACTGGTGGCAGCGCAACGTTTGCCGACAAAAATGTGGGCACCGGTAAAACCGTCACGACGACTGGCCTAGGCCTGACGGGCGCGGATGCTGGCAACTACACAGCCAACAGCACCGCCGTGGCTACTGCCGATATCACGGCCCGCCCCCTTGTGGTGACGGCCACTGTGGGGCAGGGCAAAGTGTACGGCACCACTACGGATCCTGTACTAGCCTACACGATTACGACCGGCACCAAAATCAGCGGCGACAGCTTCTCCGGACAGCTGATCCGTGCTGAAGGCGAACTGGTAAATACTTATGCCATTTCTCTGGGGACGTTGAGCCTGGGCTCCAACTACAGCCTAAGCCTGGCCTCGGGTAGCACTTTCGCCATCACGCGCAAACCTCTGACGGCATCTATCGCGGCTCAGAATAAGGTGTACGATGCTACTCTGGCCGCTCAGGCTACCGGCAGTGTGGCAGCGGCCGATCTGGTAGGAAACGATGCGGTATCAGTAATAGTGACTAATGCGCAGTTCAATGACAAGCAGGTTGGAAACTCCAAGCCTGTAACCGCTACGGTGGCACTGAGCAGTGGGGCAATCAGCAACAACTATAGCCTGACGTCTGGCTCGGCCGCTACCACGGCCACTATCACCCAGGCTGAGCTGACACCTTCCTTCACGGCGGCGAGCAGAGTGTACAACGGTGACCTCGCGACGCGTATCACCGGCCGCTCAGTGGCCGGGGTTTTACTCACTGATCAGGTGGTACTTTCGGCAGGCACCGCCAGCTTCTCCGATAAGAATGTGGGTGAGGGAAAGACCGTAACCGGCTCTGGTTTCAGCCTGACCGGCACGGACGCAGGCAACTACAGCTTGGCTGCTGCCAACCCTACCGCCAAAGCCGACATTACGGCCAAGGAAATGATCATTGCTATCAGTGCTACAAGTAAGCCGTACGATGGCAACCGGAACGCAGCCGTAACGGCTTCTATTGCAAGTGGCCTAGTGCCCAACGACGCGGTAAGCGTAAGCGCCAGCAACGGCTTGTTTGACACCAAGAATGTGGGCGCTGGCAAAACCGTGACAGCGGAAGTAAGCAAAACCGGCACCGACGCCGGTAACTACACCGCCAACCTCACGGCTACCACTACCGCCGCCATTACCACTAAAGCCCTGACCATTGGCATTGCTGCTGAGGACAAAGTGTACGATGGCAACCGGAACGCAGCTGTAACGGCTTCCATCACGAGTGGCCTAGTAGACGATGATGTAGTAACGGTAAGTGCTACGAGTGGCCTGTTTGCCGACAAGAATGTAGGCCCCAACAAAACGGTTACGGCCGATGTAAGCAAAGCCGGCGCCGATGCCGGTAACTACTCGGTCAACCTCACGGCTACCAGTACGGCGGCTATCTCAACGAGGCCCTTGGCTATTTCCCTGACGGCTACCAACAAGGTGTACGATGGAAATACTACGGCCGCCACTTCTGCAGTCTTGGCTTCGGGCAGCGGATTGGTAGCCAACGATGTAGTAACGGTGAGCAGCAACGGCGGCACATTCAGTGATAAGAATGTGGCTCCCGGCAAAACGGTTACGGCCAGCGTAAGCAAAGCCGGCGCCGATGCCGGCAACTACTCGGCCAATACCAGCGCCACCGCCACGGCGGCCATTACCCCCAAACCCATCACGCCGGTATTCACAGCACAAAGTAAAACCTATGACGGCAACACCAGCGCCACTATCCAGTCGCGCAGCCTGACCGGGCAGATTTCGGATGACGAAGTAACCCTGGTGGGCGGTTCGGCTACGTTCGATACCAAAGACGTAGGCACCAACAAAACCGTAACGGCCATAGGTCTTAGCCTCGCTGGTACTGACAGGGACAACTACACCGCAAGCGCTACGGCCATCACCAAGGCAGCCATCTCGGCCAAGCAACTGACCGCGGCTATCGCAGCGCAGGACAAAATCTATGACGGTAACCCTACTGCTTCGGCTACGGGTACTGTGCCTGCCACTGACCTCATCGGTAGTGAAACAGTAGGCGTTACGGTAAGCGGTGCGGTGTTCAACAACAAGAACGTGGCCGACGGTAAAACGGTGTCGGCAACGGTGGCTCTGAATGGCACAGCTGCTTCCAACTACAGCCTCACTTCCACGAGTGCTAGCACCACAGCCAACATCACGCAGAAGACCCTGGTACTTGCCATTACGGCCGACAACAAAACCTACGATGGTAATGCCGATGCTACGGTCCATGCCGCCATTGGCAGTGGCCTAGTGGCAGGAGATGTCCTGACAGTAGGTGCCAGCAACGGAGCCTTCAATAACAAGAGTGTAGGCCAGGGTAAACCTGTAACCGCCAACGTGACCATTACGGGCGGAACCGATAGCGGAAACTACTCTGCCAACACTACGGCCTCCACAACGGCCAGCATCACGCCCTTTGCTCTTGTAGGCCACTTTACGGCTGAGAACAAGACGTACAATGCATCAACTAACGCTACCGTCCTGACGCGTACCCTGACGGGTGTGATTGGCCAGGATGTCGTAAGTCTGACGGGTGGTACCGCTACCTTCTCCGACAAAAATGTGGGCGCTGGCAAAACGGTATCCCTTGCCGATGCCGCTCTGGATGGTACCGACAGAGGCAACTACAGCTTAAGTTCGGTGGCCACCACTACGGCTACTATCAGCCGCCTTGATATCACCGGCTCGTTTACTGCCAGCAACAAGGTCTACGATGGCAATACCACTGCTGCCGTTACCAGCCGCACTCCAAACGGAGTTCTCGGTACGGATGAGGTAACCTTACTTAATGGTACTGCTTCCTTCAATACCAAGGATGTAGCGAGCGGCAAAACGGTTACGGCCAGCAACATGACCTTGGGCGGTGCTCAGGCCGGCAACTACAACCTCACAACGGTGAACACCACAACGGCTGACGTTACGCTTCGTCAGGTAACGGTTACGGCTGCGGCCAACCAGAACAAAGTGTATGGCACTGATCTGGACCCCACACTGGCCTACACTGTTACCAGTGGCTCGCTGGTAGCTGGTGAAAGCTTCAGCGGAGCTCTGGCCCGCGTGGGCGGAAGCACAGTGGGTAATTATGACATTACACTGGGCTCCTTAAGCCTTGGCACAAACTACGATCTGGGCCTGGCGCCCGGCGCTACGTTTGCCATCACCGCCAAGCCACTTGTACCCGCTATTCTGGCCAGCAACAAAGTCTACAACAACAACACAACGGCTGATATCTCCAGCCGTACCCTCACCGGTATAGTTGGCCAAGACGATGTAACGCTGACGGGTGGTAGCGCAACTTTTGCTGACAAGAATGTAGGCACTGCCAAAGATGTCACTGCTTCGGGGCTTGTCCTGAGCGGTAATACGGCTAACAATTACACCTTAAGCACCACCACAGTCAAGACCAAGGCCGATATCACGGCACTGGGAATTACGGGGGCATTTACCGCCAGTAATAAAATCTATAACGGACAGGTAAACAGTACCATTGCCAGCCGCACGCTTGCCGGTGTTCTAAGCGGTGATGCCGTAACCTTGTCCGGTGGCACGGCCACTTTTGCCGATGCTAATGTGGGAACCGGTAAGTCTGTGGCAGGCACTGGCTTTACTTTAACGGGAGCACAATCGGGCAACTATAGCCTTGCGTCGGTGACTTCTACTATCGCCGATATCACGCCGCTGGGCATTATGCCCTCCTTCACTGCGGCCAGCAGGATGTATGACGGCACTACCGCGGCCACCATCCTTAGCCGTTCATTGACCGGTGTGCTTACCGCCGACGTGTCTAATGTGAGCCTGACGGCGGGAACAGCCAATTTCTCGGATGCCAACGTGGGTGTTGATAAAGTAGTGACGGCCACCGGCTTCACGCTGGGCGGAACGTCTTCCGGCAACTACAGCCTGACGACTACCAGCGCTACTGCCAAGGCTACCATCACGCAGCAAACGGCCAACCCAGTGGCCGATACCTACTATACCGGCTCCAGCTTCTTCTGGACTACTGGGTCTGGTAGCTCTACGGCCACGCTGAATCTGGTAGCTACTATCAAGAACAACCTCAACTTCACGGGGGATATCCGGACGGCAAAAGCGTCGTTCTTCATTCGTACTGGTACAGGCACCAGCGCCACGCTTACTCCAATCAACGGAGCTCAGAACCTGCCGGTTGGACTGGTTAATCCCGGTGACTTGACGGTGGGAACCGCTGCTACGAATGTCCAATACAGCATCAGCGGTTCAGCGGCTATTCTGGATATTGCCGTAGTGGTTACCGGTAACTACAAGAGCATAGATAATTCAGCGCTCGATAAAGAAGTAACGGTAGCAGTGCCAACTCCTGGTGGCCTGATAGCAGGTGGTGGCAAATTTGATGCAACCGGAACTGCCGGATATATCAAAGGCTCCTCCAGCTTCGGGTTCTATGTGCAGTACAACAAGAGCTTGAAAAACCCACAGGGTGGGGCTGAGATTACGGTGAACAGCTACTATGACCGCAATGGCAAGGAAACGCCCGGTGTGCCGCATACCTATAAGCTGAAGAGCAATGCTATTTCAACTTTGGCTACCACCAACCCCACGGCCCAGTTCAGCAGCAAAGCCAATATTTCAGAAATTGTGAATGGTGTAGCGCAGAGCATTGAAGGCAACTGCACCATGCAGTTGGATATGTATGATGGCGTGGGCAACCCATCGGCCACGGAGAAGGTTGACAGGCTGGCCATAACGGTGTATCGCAGCAGTGGAGGCATTTGGTTCTCCAGCAAGTGGGATGGCACCAAGACAGTTCACCGTGACTTAGCCCCGAATGACCTAGTGTCTGTGACAGGAACCGGCGTTGCCACCACGGCTCTCAGGACCACCAGCACCAGCCAGGTTATTACCCTGAATGGTCCTGCAACTGCCTCCGCAACCGCCAGCAACGTGTTGGAAATCTATCCGAACCCTATGACGGAGCAGGGCACCATTCACTTCCGTACGCTGGAAGGTGGCAAGGCGCAGGTGTACCTCTACAACAGCACGGGTGGCCTGGTCAAGACACTCTACAACGCTGAGGTAGAAGGTGGCCGCGAGTACGAGGTCAGGATGGATGGCAGTGCCCTCCCGAATGGCGTTTACTTCTGCCGATTAATCACCAATGGTAAAGTGGAGAACAAGCGCATCACCATCGCGCACTAA
- a CDS encoding NPCBM/NEW2 domain-containing protein codes for MGTHSNSMIEYDLPAGYTRFRATAGLDAAGAAQNTGGTLQFLVYTKNPFRPMPTDSAKVPVALAQLGLSGAYTVQDLWAGKPLGQVTGEFAPYVRRHGAKLYRLSKAKK; via the coding sequence ATTGGAACGCACTCCAACTCCATGATTGAATACGACCTGCCCGCCGGCTACACCCGCTTCCGGGCTACGGCTGGATTGGACGCTGCTGGCGCTGCCCAAAATACCGGCGGTACGCTGCAGTTTCTGGTGTACACCAAGAACCCATTTCGCCCCATGCCCACCGATTCTGCAAAAGTACCTGTGGCGCTGGCTCAGCTAGGCCTGTCTGGAGCGTATACTGTGCAGGATTTATGGGCGGGAAAACCGCTAGGCCAGGTAACCGGAGAATTTGCGCCATACGTGCGGCGCCACGGTGCTAAGCTGTATCGACTCTCAAAAGCCAAGAAGTAA